ataaaacatagattcttaccttataataaccttattatcatgccaagagcttcaccttatcatctcaactttaggaagttagctattcattattcaaagtgtaaaactttgaatatgaaattaacatgctaattatatttaaatgaagaaataaaagaaaaatatagagagaaatattatgaactcaaagatttgttcatagaatgagggatatctcaatacattacaatgcacccctatttatagccaaatttggggagacaaccacaaataaaatattattttttacacataagtcttcattggtgttccaagaaattaatattatattgcacatcacttttgacaagcatcttctccgaattttcttcttcacataaaatgaaacatgtggataattgagttgtctagttgtggtatttttttcagaatatttgaccaagtagtttgagagatatggtcaaaatactagagcatggtaaaactgccactccttcggtaactttaattgttgcttaatttgatcccaattgtgagaggatttttatctcatgcttgccaccaatattgtagatattaacatcaactttctacaggtccaagaatcatcttaatcccatttgcaacgccaaggttattcttgttttatcgaacctgtaaaaatagtaaaaacttataattacacaacaacttatattttatacaatttattataaaacatataatatttaaaaatttaataaaacaaaaactatatatttatattataaaacatttaattaatgtacaatttttatgtttatcagctATATTAGTCAAAGCTGGCACGATTGACAAGTTAACAAAGGAGAAAGTTTAAGTGATGACTGCCATCACTAAGGGAACTAAAGTGTATTGGAGTCATTTCATATTCCGAATCATGAAAGACATGGTCACCAAGAAAAGTTCTGGATTTGCTGTTCAGATCATCACAATGCTAAAAGATGCTGGTTTCGCTTCTACAAGTGAACAGGATGCTGTTTCAGTAACAATGATTGATGCTGAGAATGTACTCGCTTTGAGGCCCAAGCCAACCGTGGCTGAATTTGATGTcttgaaaaaggagattggagaGACTCTTTCTGAGGCTCTGAAACCTCaacgaaagattaaaaggaaaagagtgatcgtctctactgattctgataaaacagtatcagaagagtctgctgctgatGTTCAACCATCCCTCCCAACTCCAATAAAAAAGAAAGCACGGAATGTTCTTAAAATCAAGAAGACATCAGCAATTtctgaaattgagaaagttCCAATTAGACAGGTGTTTCCAGAAGTGGTTCCATCTGCACGATCCACTGCTCCTAGTTCAGCGCAAGCTGCTGCATCTATTCCAGCAACATCTACTGCTTCTACTTTCAGACCAATGTCTGGAATAGTGATTCGAGAACCAACCATGGGGTCTTCTGCATTTCGACCCATTTTGCCTATTTCATCAACCGACAAAGGCAAAAGAAAGATGGTTGAAGAACCATGACTTTTTGGTCTCAGAACAACTTTGACCACAGGTGTTGATCTTCATTTGGCAGAAATAGAAAGCTCTGCCAATGATGACATGAATTTCTTTGACGAGTGGCACAAGGTCCGAATTTTTCATTCTTTTGCTTACTTCAAGAAGAAAGGATCCTATGGGAAAATAATGAACGCTGAGAAGAGGGTCTTTCAGCATGCCAAAACAGAAAATGTAATCGAGGCCTTGCGAGAAGAAGCTACATTCTTAaacagctgaaatgtcagaagttggaatcggttatgaaaattcttaaatcaaattttgatcctacaattcctactgctgttcaggatcaaaacgtCATTCTGATTCTAACTGACAAATTGAAACAGATGAGTGAGCAACTTTTTGATCAAGAAAAGGGCTTTGGCGAGCCAATTGAATATCAAGTCGGCCTTGTTCCAGACTTTCCACAGatccagacagttgaggaacggACTACAGCTTCACCAAAAGCTTCTGTTCTCAGTACTCCTGTATCACCAACAAGACCTATTCAGTCATCATCTCTTTTATctgtgcatgaactggcttcagttgaaGAAGTCATTGAGTCAATTGTTCCCACGTCCCCTACTACTCAGGAAGCAGTTCCAGCTACTTCATTGCCACCATCACCCTCTCCAACCGCAGAACAACATATGGCAGAATCAGATGCTATATCTCTTTTGCCAAATCTAGAGAACttttctgctgctcatcaagcagaaatgaaagCTCTTTTGGATCAGCAATTTGAACCCATAACTGCAGAACAATCAGCTTCACCTACTGCCATTGTTCCAACAGAAGAGAACTTGGTCTCCGACTTGGTTGCTCCTGATAAAGAGATTGTTCCTACAATAATTACTGCTGAACCACCTGTCTCTGCTATTCCAGATGAAAGCTCTGCTGACCCTGGTCCTTCTACTGCTGTGATGGATACCATTTCCCTCAACACCAATCAAGTCTCTACTGCGCTGATTGTCACTGATCCTGTTCAAACTCACACGAACACTCGCGTTGTTGAGATAAGACAATGCTTGCTTGAGCGAACCCCCTCACCTGAATCAGAAACATTCAATTTGGAGTTTCAGATTGACGTTCTGCAAAGGAGCTCAATAACATGTCTGATTTAGTCAAGCGAATGTCCTATGAGAGCTTATCAGAATCTAGTGGTGCTCAGTCCTTCAGAGATCTAATGAGCAAAGAAATATATAACACGACGGAATCCATGGAGAAAATGTATGCTGAAACCATTGTTTTCAGACAAGTTGTAACAAGAAATAATAGTCACATCGTGCTTGCTCAAACTGACATACTAAATCGACTCACCGAGCATGGTGATCTCATTCGATCATTTTCCACCTCCATGGAAGtaatggatgccaagattgattctcaaacTCAATCTCTCACTACTCTCAATGACCGTATTTCTACTCAAgctccgtatctggagatgtTAACCAATGGCATTCAAAACTTGTCTGGAAGAATGGATGATCTTATGGCCCATGTGattgccgctgatgccaaaaaggggaaGAAAAACGAAGAGATCCATCTGAAGCAGAACCAAGAAAATCAGAAGCTGAACCTTCAGATATAAGATTTCAGGATCCTCAAGATGAAGAAGTCATTTCCAGGGACATTTGAACTGATTGACAATTTACTGTGTTAATTTCATTGATATTATCCTTTTGCTAACTGATTATCTGTTATTTAACGCTttcctactgtttaggttttggcatcaccacaaagggggaaattgatagacatgaattaattgtggcgatgaaaataaaaaccagCAAACCAACAGCACTCTTTAAGAAAATCAGAAGCTACTGTTCTAGTAAAACAaaagcagtagaaaggatagaaaaACAGAATCAGTAGAAGATGTTGCCTTATGTGACTACTTTAAAGGTTACTATTAAAGTTaccaagtactagtattaattgcagcattaattaTTATACGGAGTGGAGTCATTTAATTCACTTTACCGAGTTTTGTATAAAACAggtgtaatgcccagaacactgATTGATCATTCTGAATTGATAGATATATTATGAATAATGTACATGGAAATAAGAAGTAAGgaatgaagaagtttggcttgaaATATTGAATTCTAGAAATTTAATTCGAAGCCATATCGCCCCTGCAGTCTAGAACaccatcgcacccgcggtgcatgacagGAAATAAGATTTTTATtcgaagcaggaccgcacctgcggtagttacatgaccgcacccgcggtcgatgcattatggaaaataaaaattctgccgaagccatagcgcacccgcgctcctagcgttaccgcacccgcggtcatacttccgagaaatccacctttgttcttatgttgacacatggcctgAGGTATAAATACTTAGTGCTGATTCACCCTTTCATCGTTTCAGAACTGAGAATCGAGAGACTCTATTAGAATTCCTCAAGTTTCCTTCAAGGGTTGAGGTAAGATATtttaagatttagccatccgaatttagtttcgatttcggttttgaactccttgtatcaagggcttcaaaagggtatatgttttgtcaaattccagcatgttttgattcatatgtgttgggagaattatgatttaagttaagaaatatgttcttatgattacAAGGATGGTAGATTtgaaaccggaacgaagaaatgatatcgtatgcaattcctatgaatttcagcatggttTATGAATAGTTGGAGCATAATTGTTGTGTTAGATTGATATTGTGGTGGATTATGAATGAGAATAATTGAGGATTAAGGTGTGTATTGACCGGTATTGAGaatttacgtcgttatgccgtcaaaatctataccgagattgattattgatagtgTTGGTATTAACTAGAGTTAGTAATTGATcgtgtatttattatacatttccatttcagattgtTTCActtcacttcgacatcgagaccccGACATCGATAACGAGTGatcaagaaaggtatagtacatgttttgtttggggaattacgactcaaaggagatcacatttgagtttcccaaccaaaatcacatacttgttttattgtttatatctagatatgattatgattgtttatagatttgtttatagaacttgtatacaaatcttgctatgctttgtttacagatcatgtggcattgcattagaataattatgcttgtttacagattgtgtattcatgcattaagataggacagtctggagatcaggcagactactagacgttcggcgatatcacagcttaggggaagatcaccgcccctattgtagacgcggatacagatcaggccgaagtctaggaataagacggtcagcacctcgattgggagggtaggtgacagacagtgtcgtcttattcacaatgggatccctagagttctagtcgagtcgcgtctagacatgattagactcgcattgcatgattatatatgaatgacattcatattagcatgtttcatattTTAGATTGTttgaatgcatgtatacatgtttatactgggatttgttctcaccggttttccggctgttgttatgtctgtatgtgtgcataacaacaggtggggcaggatctgggtcgagacagagatgatcgtgttagcgtggagatcacgggcgtagcaaaTGGACCAGtggttgtcttttattatgtactgtcttttaatactggttagttgaggacatacagaataagacatgtattgtgtttgtatgttgtaaatttaataaagaacttatgcttgtttaattacatttgattaagtgtaaaagcgaaaaatttgacccacattttagaataacgatccatttaatctcaagaaaaagaattagagcccgggtccccacaacaggattgattgttttatagcttttctgtaGGAACtttttttggtaataaagctgactctatcagaaatctgaagacatcttctgatcataaacgttgaactcagtcgcttatatatacatggaacaaACCCTTACAAAAAAGAAGAACGCTACGCataatatcttttcaaggatcaacGCTATTTCACTCAACGAGacaatctcgaaattccttgataactttgagttcaacacaaagaaaagtagcacacgcttcatagcaaatatctgatcttttgaagatcatcttgtgctactgattcttgcactcttcacaatcttttacaacacttatactttatcaggaagagcttgtaatctgaaaagagttttttcagaactttgtgtatcaCGTTCTTTTTGAgtcgagtaactaagagtttcagtaggcaaaggtgtaagtccttttgaagtgggtgtgtacaagagttgtactgtaatatccaaagtcttttagttataccttctggaaacaggagaagtggagacgtagaagatttcatcttcgaacttccataaacaactactgcctactgttattattgtctttcacttacttcatcagattgttttcCCACCTATAattgtaatctaggtgaaggtaTACGCAACAAGATAAACTattatctctaacaggattttagtacctcaagaaaagaaaggaaaaacgagtagagtttattcacccccccctcgaaactcaacttcgatcctcaacacacATTTCGACCCATAATACGTTGCATCAAATTATGGATACACACTTTGAAAACTAacttaattatttgaaatttataaattaagATTTATTAAAACTCtccattttttaattttttcgtgGTTTCAAGGTTTGACAATTGCAAAAAATATCGAAAAATGGagctttaaataattaagttatttttttattcttcattttttttgtaTACTGTTAtcacaaaaaattcaaaatttaaacatgtaacatttattttctaaaaactttttattttttcattaattaatcaTTTAGAAACAATCGGACtactaaatttaaatttataaacaCATGAAACATAATTATcttatttgaaaaaataattcatatctaagttttttaaatttaaatttttatcatgGTTATATGTTTTCAACCTAATTATCAAGTTGGCAAGTTGAACTGTTTagtcggatcgattttagtttaGTAAAAACacgaaaaataattatattatttaattaaaatttgattatCATGTTTGTAAACATCAATAATTTTATTATGATtatatgtttttaatctttataatttttttgtattgTCAACAGAAAATTTGGATTTCAGACCAAGAACATCTCAACGATGTAGCTTAGATGATTCAGTTAAGAAGATGATTTTTACAAGATCAAGATCTCCTTAATGTGATATCATAAATGGTATAATATTTTTGATTCAACCagataatattttatgtttttcatTTCTTTTTAATATTAGTTTGTGCACTAGTGCATTAAGTCAATTGTATGCAAATTTTACTTCTCAAATATTTTCCAACTCATCCACAAAACTTTCAGTGATAATTGACCTAACAAATGATGATGAttttcatctctcttcttttacGACCGATCAAAGAGTGAAAACATCGTTTGGTAAAATGAAGTTTGTTTCTCACTTTAATtcccaaaaaataatttttttgtcctGTTCGTAATCAAAtgtgtatttttttctttttttttattttttttgtgttcgAACTTGtgataaaatacaaatgaattTTTTGATCATGTTCCATCGAGAGACATGTCACggattataaaaatatatacaattaattttcttttttggcATTTTATAAATCTTTTCAATTTATCAtagtaattaattttattgtATGTGTTAAATTTTATGTATATTTATTTCGTTACACCAATAATTAAAATGGTTTTGCAGCTGACATATCTGTTCCAGTACCTATAAGCTTAACAACCATATCAGAGAATCGACAAAATTGCCATAATCAGTTACAAATTATTTCAGTGCCATCAATCGGtaagattatattttttttgtttctatctatttgtaaataattttttttaaagtttttcattttgtttttcaaatatcaattttttattttactaatATATGTTTGATTGCTAAACTCTATTCATAGATTATTGGGATATAGGCGATACATCGTACAAATGTGAGTTTTGTAGTGCGATGTTCTGGTATGAAGAGAGGTTGTATCCAAATAATAAATCTCAGAGTCCTAAGTACTCTTTATGTTGTATCCAAGGAAAAATACAACTTTCATTTTTGAAGAAACCACCTcaaatattatatgatttattgTATGGAACGAGCGACAAGAGCAAACACTTCTGTGAAAACATCCGATCATACAATAACATGTTTTGCTTCACGTTGATGGGAGGAAAGATAGATTCATGTCTAAATCAAGGCAGCTCTCCTCCAGTTTTTAAAATTCATGGtcaaaattatcatttaatcGGAAGCTTACTTCCATGTCAAGGTGTATCCCCTAAGTTTGCTCAGCTATACATTTACGACACAGAAAATGAAATTTCAAATTGGATTTCTGCTGTCAGGTATATCTACAAAATATATCTATATTACTTTGTCATTTATGAATCAGTTCAcacaaactaaattaaattacttCTCATGATGCACGGTCCATGTGGAGAGGCAAGAAAGAAATCCCCATGCATGTCTGATGGACGTTGCACAAAGAATTTTCCGAAAAAGTTTGTTGAAGTGACATCAATTGATGAGGATGGATACTTAGTCTATAGACGCAGAGATAATGAACGAACATTTTTGAAGAATGGTGTTAATCTAGATAACAGTTTTGTTGTTCCTCATAATCGTTATTTGTTGATTAAGGACGCTCATATTAATGTCGAATGGTGTAACCAATCTTTGTTCAAGTATATTTGTTCAAGTATATTTGTTCCTCATAAGCgatcaaatatttgttcaagtATATAAATAAAGGACATGATCGTGTGATTGCATCATTTTATCAAAGCTCGGATAATGACAATTTTGGAAAAACTGTTGATGAAGTCAATATGTACTATGACTGCAGATACATTTCCCCGTGTGAGGCGGCGTGGAGAATTTTTTGATTTGAGATTCAATACAAAGACCCACCTGTTGAGCGTTTGAGCTTTCATCTTCCGAAtgaacaaaatattattttttctgaTATTGATCAAATTGATACTGTTCTTGAACGACCTACTGTTAATCAAAGCATGTTTCTTGCATGGATGGAGGCTAATAAGAAATATCCAGAGGCAAGAGAATTAACATATGCTGAATTTCCAATGAATTTTGTTTGGAAAAGAGATACACGAGAATTTGTTCCTAGAAAACAGAGATTTTCAATTGGACGTATTTTTTATGGTCCTCCGGGTTGTGGTGATATGCACTATTTAAGATGTCTACTCAATGTAGTTCGTGGTGCCACGTGCTATGATGATATATCTATTGTCAACGACGTTCAATACCGTTCATTTCGTGATGCTTGCTATGCATTAGGGCTGTTGAATGATGATAAAGAGTACATTGATGGCATCGTTGAGGCAAGTCATTGGGCTTCAGCCCAATCCTTGAGAGTTTTATTTGCTACTCTATTGTAATCAGACAGTATCAGTCGACCTGAAGTAGTTTGAGAGTCCTGTTGGACATATTTATCGGATGATATTTTATACAAACAACGTAACTTGCTGCAACATCAAGGTATGCACCAATATTTCattgtatttttatgatttattatatttttgcaAGCTTAAagcatttatatattttaaattaatttcttTTATAGAATTGGAATTGAATGAGGATGAAATTAAAAGTCATGCGTTGGTGGAAATTGAGAAACTATTGCGAAGCTATGGAAAGAGTTTACGTGGATTTCAATCAATGCCATTTCCAAGTGATGAATATTTTCAGTCTTCACAAAATAGCCTAATACATGATGAGATGCGGTTTGATAGAAGAGTTCTGTTCAGAGAACATCATAATCTCCTAAATAATTTGAACGATCAACAACGCCAAGTATATAATACGATTATGGCTGTTGTTGATTCAAATACGGGAGGGATTTTCTTTGTATATGGATATGGAGGTATTGGAAAAACATTTATTTGGAAAACTATGTCTGCATGCTTGAGATCAAATGGAGAAATTGTTTTGAACGTGGCATCCAGTGGTATAGCATCTCTTCTAATTCCTGGTGGAAGAACTGCTCATTCTCGCTTTTCAATTCCATTTAATCCTACTGAGGAATCGACATGCAATATCAAGCAAGGAAGTCCTCTTGCAGAACTTATAGTAAAATCTAAAGTTATGATTTGGGATGAAGCTCCAATGACGCACAAGTTTTGTTTTGAAGCTCTGGATAAAAGTATGAAAGATATAATGAGATTCGTCAATCCTTCAAGCCTTCATATGCCTTTTGGAGGAAAAACAGTTGTTTTCGGCGGTGATTTTAGACAAATATTGCCTGTTATTCCAAAAGATATTAGACATGATATTGTTCTTGCCACTATTAATTCATCGTACCTTTGGAGACATTGCAAAATTTTGAGATTGACGAAAAACATGAGACTGCAGAATTTGGGTTGTGATCAAGAATATGCTGAAATGAAAAAATTTTCGGATTGGATTGCTACTTTAGGAGATGGAAAAATTGGAGAAGCAAATGAAGGTTATGCAACAATTGATATTCCATATGAGCTTTTGCTGAAAGATTACAATGATCCTATTGCAACAATTGTTGAGAGCACATATCTGTTGTTTCCAAATAATGTCAGTGATGCAACATATTTCGAGAAAAGAGCTATATTGGCCCTGATTCTTGATGTCGTTCAGTCAGTAATGAATACATGATTTCAATGAACCATTTAGAGGGAAGATTGTATTTGAGTTCTGATACAACGTGTTATTCTGATAAAAATAGTGACTTATTACATGATGTGCATACCCCCGAGTTCTTAAATGCAATAAGGTGTTCTGGAGTACCAAATCACGAGTTAAACTTAAAGGTAGGAACTCCGGTTATGTTGCTATGGAACATAGATCATTCTCTTGGACTATGCAATGGAACTAGATTGACTTTGACAAGACATGGAAATCATGTTTTGGAAGGAAATATTCTAACTGGAACTAATGCAGGTCATAAAGTTATTATTCCAAGTTGTCATTGACTCTTTCTGATCCAAGACTTCCTTTCAAATTCCAACGAAGACAATTtcctttgattgtatcatatgCAATGACAATCAACAAAAGTCAGGGGCAGTCTTTATCTCATGTAGGACTTCTTTTGAAAAAACTAGTTTTCAGTCATGGTAAGTTGTATGTCGCTGTATCTAGAGTTACAAACCCTAAAGTtctaaaaattttgatatgtgATAATGATAGtagcaaaaaaaattcaacgACAAATGTTGTATTTAAAGAAATTTTTCATAATATGTGAAGAAATTTGTTTCTTAATTATCTAATTTATAAgcatttgtattttgtatatttaAATTCTATAAAATTTAGCATAGTAATTAATTTCAtcccgtgcatcgcacgggttagatactaatatatataaaagcagagttgTTGCTATATTTAGTAAGTTCCCGCAAAAATTATTACTAAATAaggaaataaaaaaagaaaaattatttcctaatatatttaataatattacaATTTTCAATAACATTAATGAGTTCTCTTTTCaaagtttctttttgaaatttctatgcctattggataacataatttgaaatatttgataattGATAATTAATATGTAGTTAATTAAagtatgaaaattaataaaattgtcgtaaaacatttcaaattctttttcaaatttccgttaaaattgaatttcttgaaaatataaatttcattttaatttcaaatttaaatctaaatatcttgaaaaaataaataacattaAAATATATGACATATGTTTCATCACATGATTTAATATCTTGGTTCTACCACACGGTTTGTACCAACGAGGTTGTGCGGATTATAATTTGATTGaaacaattaattttaaaaatgataattctaataaaagaaatatatattattaatctcGAAATAGGTGAACTGCAATAAATGATTGAAAACAATTAATTTTATGCgatttttattgatatttttgtaATAAAGAGTGatctttttcttttaaaaaaaattcaaatgtgaattgaataaatttgaaaatataaacttcaattattgtttgaaTTGATTATATAAATTCCTTTATTAGttgaaatttgattttaattcatttttatatcaATTGAAATGTAATCTATGAattatgtgtttttttttatgttattttttcAAATTGAAACTGAACTCAAtggaaaacataaaatatttctaaatcattcaaaaatacatttaacGCTTAAACTCTGATTAGTTCGTTGATACGATCTACCAGCATATGGAAACTACAGAAATTcaagtttaaaatatatttttcattatcaaaattttattattttttttcatatattttattttttgatttaagggtaatatttatattttctttattttatatggTTTACACGCGTacacgcatatatatatatatatatatatatataaaaagttTTTTTCATATCTGGAAAGTTTTTCTCAAAAATAGTagttataaaaaaataacattattaatgTATTCACATACCACATTAATATTTGAAACAAATAGGAAATAAATACGTAGTTAAAtgtgaattttttttcaaattattttttaaaattcaaat
This Primulina eburnea isolate SZY01 chromosome 2, ASM2296580v1, whole genome shotgun sequence DNA region includes the following protein-coding sequences:
- the LOC140824222 gene encoding uncharacterized protein, with the protein product MHGPCGEARKKSPCMSDGRCTKNFPKKFVEVTSIDEDGYLVYRRRDNERTFLKNGVNLDNSFVVPHNRYLLIKDAHINVEWCNQSLFKYICSIRGATCYDDISIVNDVQYRSFRDACYALGLLNDDKEYIDGIVEAKLELNEDEIKSHALVEIEKLLRSYGKSLRGFQSMPFPSDEYFQSSQNSLIHDEMRFDRRVLFREHHNLLNNLNDQQRQVYNTIMAVVDSNTGGIFFVYGYGGIGKTFIWKTMSACLRSNGEIVLNVASSGIASLLIPGGRTAHSRFSIPFNPTEESTCNIKQGSPLAELIVKSKVMIWDEAPMTHKFCFEALDKSMKDIMRFVNPSSLHMPFGGKTVVFGGDFRQILPVIPKDIRHDIVLATINSSYLWRHCKILRLTKNMRLQNLGCDQEYAEMKKFSDWIATLGDGKIGEANEGYATIDIPYELLLKDYNDPIATIVESTYLLFPNNVSDATYFEKRAILALILDVVQSVMNT